The nucleotide sequence TGCTGCAACGCCGATTCAGGGAGGCCCTTGAGCAGTCCCACGCGGCGGCGGAACGAGGCCTGGAAGTCCAGCTCGCCCCTCATCGCCGCCTCGGTGATCGCCCGCACCTGGGCGCCGACCCCGGCCAGCGCGGCCAACTCGTCGATCACCTCACCCTGGATCAGGGTCGAGTCCATGTCGAACGCGACCAGCCGCCGGTTGCGGCGGAAGATCGAATCGTGCTGGAATGCCACATCGACGTCCCCGGCCGCGGTCATCGTCGCCAGGCCGGTGCGCACGGCATCCTCGTCGACGAGGGTGGCGGCATCGGGCGAGGTGGCCGTGAACTCGACGCAGAAGCGCGGATGGCTGTCGTCCGGCAGCAGCGGCACGCGCGACGACAGTCGATCGATGCGGTCGATGTTCAGCCCGGCCGACGCCAGCACGCCCGACACCTGCGCGATGTGCGAGGCGCCAATCGCCGGTCCGAGTAGCGTGATGATGAACCGCCGGCGCGCCTGCGCATTCACCCAGGCCGCGTACTCATCCGACGTGGAAGCCGAGAACTTCACCTCCACCCCGAGACGATGGGATTCGAGGAGGAGGTCGGTGAGCAGCGCCGACGAACGCAGCTCCTCGCGGAGTTCGATCAGGATGCCGAACGCCAGCCCGTCGTGAATCACCGCCTGGCCGATGTCCAGCACGCGCACGTCGTAGCGCGCGAGGATCGAGGTGAGGGCGTGGGTGAGCCCGGGCCGATCGTGGCCCGTCACCCGAATCAGGAGGGCGCTCGCGTTGATCAATACCGTAGCGCCTTGGTCATGAAGGCGGCAATGGCCGCGCCGGCCTGAGGCGTGACCTTCGCATCGGACCCGAGCGACGGATACTCCGCGACCTCGCCGGTCTTTGCGGCCACGAACAGGTGGTTCACGCCCGGGACCTTCACCACCTCGACCTCCGCCTTGGTGTTGCGCGCCCGCGCGAACTCAGCGAGCTTGTCGGCGTGGTACGGCTTCACCTGCGTGTCCAGCTCACCTTGCAGGATCAGCACGGGCTGGCGGGTGTCGCGCATCGCCCGTTCCGGGTCGAAGGTCAGGAAGCTGTAGAACCATGGCGTGTCGGCCACTTTGCGGGCGGCCTCAGGCAGGTCCTGCCAGCCGCGGCCCGAAATCACCGCGGCGTTGATTTTCTCCTGCAGCGCCACCTTCTCCGCGCGCTGCGCGTCGTCCATCTGCATCTGCGCCAGCAGGTGCTTCTGCTGTTCGAGCACGATGGTCGAGCCGTTGGTGGCGGGTCCCGCCAGCAACGCCATGGCGCCGACCTTGCCGCGCTCGCGGGCGGCCGTGAGCATGGCCACGGCCGCGCCCTCGCTGTGCCCGACCAGTCCGATGCGCTTCTTGTCCACGCCGTCCTGCTTCTCGAGCCACACCACGACGGCGCGCGCGTCTTCGGCGTAGTCGGCGATCGCCACCGATTCGGCGCGTCCGCCGCTCTGGCCCACGCCGCGCTTGTCGTAACGAACCACGATGAAGCCGGCGTTCACGAGGTCGCGGGCAAGTTGCCCGAACACCGGGATCCCCGCCACCGTTTCATCGCGATCGGTCGGGCCCGACCCACCGATGAGCACCAGCGCCGGGAGCGGGCCCTTGGCATTCGGCGGTCGCGTGATGGTGCCGGCGAGGTTGAAGCCGAGCGCCGGGATCTTCACGGACTCGTCACCGGGAACGGAGAACGACGCGGTCCGCGACGCCGCCGAGGCGATGTCTTCGCGCGCCATCTCCAGCGTCTGCGACGGGATGCTCAACCGCAGCAGGCGGCCGTTGGGATCGGCCCACAAGCTCACCGGCAGTTCCGGCGCCGGCGGCGGGTTGACGAAGACCAGCGAGTAGCGGCTGGCATTGATCGCCGCGCGCGGCGTGTCGATGCGTTCGGTCGCCACCGCCATCAGCTTGACCGTGACTTCCGCCTGCGGCGCGATGTAGGCCTTCAGCTCCGCGCCGGGCTTCAGGCCCTGGAGCCGCATGGCCAGCGCGCTGTACGACCCGAGAAACGAATTGGGCAGCACCACCGGATCGGCCGACACCGCGTCCGCCTTCGACTGCGGCGCGCCCTGCACGGCAATGACGTTGGCGGCCTTGCCGTCGCCGAACGTGGTCTTCAGCGTGACGTCCTGCCCGCGCACGACCCCGTCCACCAGCAACGACCTGGGCCGCCACTGCGCGTCGTAGATCACTTCCGCCGTGCGCGTGGTGATGTCGATGGGCGGGCCCAGCCGGCTGGAGCCGCGGACAATCCAGCCGTCCGCCTGGCGGACCACGGTGACGTCTTCCCGCCCGATTGGCTGGGAACGGAAAAACACCAGAAACGACGTGCCCGGGTCATTGGGCGGCGGCGGCGGCAGGGCGGCCTGGGCGGCGGCCCCGGTGGCCGTGAACAGGAGCGCAAGCACAACGCCGGTAAGATGGGTGAGGGTCACACAACAGCTTAAAACATGTTTTCCCTCGACGGCTACCGGGCTCTCCGGACGGAAGGCGGCGTGGTCAGGCGCACTGACCGTGCCGTGTTGGCAATAACCGGGAAGGATCGCGCCGACTGGCTGCAGGGCCTGGTGACCAACGACGTCGCCTCGCTGGCACCGGGCGAGGCGCGTTATGCGGCCTATCTGACGCCCCAGGGCCGCATGATCACCGACATGATCGTCGTTGCCCGCGCCGACCGGTTGCTCCTCGATGTGCCGGCCTCCCTGGCATCGTCACTGCGTGATCGGCTGGACGGCTTGATCTTCGTCGAAGACGTCCAGGTGCTCGATCAAAGCGGGGCGTTGGAGGTTTGGACGGCGATAGCTCCCGGCGATCCGTCTGGAGGCGCCCTGGCCGACATGATCGTCGGCGCTGGCGAGCCCCATGGCTTCCACTATCCGGAGATCAGCCTCGACACGTTCGAGGTGGTGCGCATCGAGCGCGGTATCCCCCGGTTCCTCGTGGACATGGACACCGAGACCATTCCGCTCGAGGCCGGCATCGAGGACCGCGCCATTTCGTTCACCAAGGGCTGCTACGTCGGCCAGGAAGTCATTGTCCGCGTGACGCACCGCGGCGGCGGCCGCGTGGCGAAAAAGCTGGTGCGCTGGATGGGCGACGGGTCGCCCGCCACGGTCCCGGCGCCGGGCTCGCGCATCTTCTCGGCAGGCCGCGCCATTGGCCGCGTCACCAGCGCCGCGTTCTCGCCGGGGCGAAACGCCGTGGTCGGCCTCGGCTACGTCCACCGCGACTTCGTCGAACGAGGTACCGAAGTCACAGTGGTATGGAATGATGCGCCCATGAGGGTGGCTGTCGAATGATGTCGAGACCCCGGCTCCTGTTGCTTGCCTCCGCGCTTTTGGCCGCCGTGGCGGTCGCCGTACCCGTCGCCCAGGCCCCAAGCCCCAAGCCCCAAGCCCTTTGGTACAAGGGCAACCTGCACACCCACACCGTGAACAGCGACGGCGACTCGACGCCGGATGACGTGGTGCGCTGGTATCGCGAGCGCGCCTACCAGTTCCTGGTCCTCACCGATCACAACTACCTGACGAGCGTGGACGGCCTGAACGCCGTGCACGGCGCCGACGACAAGTTCCTGGTCGTGAAGGGCGAGGAGGTCACGGACCGGTTTGGCGACAAGCCGATTCACATCAACGGCCTGGATGTCGGTCGATTGGTGGCGCCGCCCGGCGGAACGTCCGTGCTCGACATGATGCAGCGGATGGTGGACGCGATTCGCGGCGCGGGCGGCGTGCCGAGCATCAACCACCCCAACTTCGGCTGGGCGATTTCTCCGGATGAACTCGGCCAGTTGCAGCGCACGAAGCTGTTCGAGGTGTTCAACGGCCATCCCACCGTGAACAACCTGGGCGGCGGTGGCGTGCCCGGCCTCGAAGAGACGTGGGATCGCATCCTGTCGAGCGGCAAGATGCTCTACGGCATTGCCGTGGACGATGCGCATTACTTCAAGCGGCCGGAAGATCCGGCGGCGCCGCGGCCCGGCAAGGGATGGGTCTACGTCCGGGCGCCGAGGCTCGAGCCGCGCGCGCTCCTGGAGGCGCTCGAGCGCGGCGACTTCTATTCGTCCACCGGCGTGCAGATGTCGAGGGTCGAGGCGAGCGCGTCTTCGCTCACGCTGGCGGTGAAGACCGAGCCGGCCAGCAGGTATCGCATCCAGTTTATTGGCCGCCAGGGCCGCATCCTGAGCGAGGCCGCCACGCCGGTGGCGACCTACACGTTCACTGGTGACGAAGGCTACGTGCGCGCGAAGGTGATGGAGTCCAACGGCAAGGTGGCGTGGATTCAGCCGGTGCCAGTGGGCCCCTCCGGACCGAAATGACGCCGATCGTCGTGGTGGCGGCGGTCATCGAGCAGGATAACCAGTTCCTGCTGACGCTGCGGCCGGCGGGGACGCACCTCGCCGACCACTGGGAGTTTCCCGGCGGCAAGGTCGACGAGAGCGAGAACCACGAGGAAGCGCTGCGGCGCGAGCTGCTGGAAGAACTCGACATCACCGCCCGTGTCGGCACGCTCGTCCATTCCGTCACGCACGCGTATCCGGAGAAGACCGTCGAGTTGTTCTTCTATCGCTGTGAATTCGACGGCATGCCCAAGCCGATGATGGGGCAGGGCATGCGCTGGGTCCCGCGCGCCGAGCTTGCCGGCCTGCCGTTCCCCGAAGCCGATCGCGCCCTCATCGCCCTGCTAACTTACTGACTTACAGAATCCCTTCATCGGGCACGTCGCGCACTTCGGCTTGCGCGCGCTGCAGTGCGTCGCGCCGAAGTCCATCAACGCCTGGTTGAAGTCGAACACGTGCTTGTGGGGCAGCACCGCTTCGCTGTGCGCCCACAGCCGCTTTTTCATCGCATGGCTCTTCGGGTCGCCCCTGCCGATGAAGATGCGAAATAACACGCGGGCGACGTTGGTGTCGAGAATGGCGGCGCGCTCGCGGAACGCGAAGCTGCGGATGGCGCCGGCGGTGTAGGCGCCGATGCCCTTGAACGACAGCAGCGTGTCGTGATCGGAGGGCAGCTGCCCATCGTGTTTCTCCATGGCCTGCTGCGCAATCGACTGCAACCGCTTGGGGCGGATGTTGTAGCCGAGCGGATACCAGGTCTTGGTCACCTCGGCCGGCGTCGCCTCCGCCAGCACCGCGAAGCTCGGGTACTTGCCGAGCCACTCGTGGTACTTGGGCAGCACGCGATCCACCTGCGTCTGCTGCAGCATGATCTCCGACACCAGGATGTGGTACGGGTCGCTGGTGTTCCGCCAAGGTAGGTCACGGCCGTTCTTGCGATACCAGGCGAGCAGGTTGCGCCGGAAGCGTTGCCGCAAGGGCGGCGCGGGCAGGGGAAGCGTTCGTGTGGGCGGCAAGTGTGGTGATCAGTAAGCCGCGATGTAGCCTCCGGCTTTAGCCGGAGCGGCTGCGACCGCGCCTATAATCCTACCAGTGTCCATCTACACGAAGACCGGCGATAGCGGCGACACCAGCCTGTTCGACGGCACCCGCGTCCCCAAGACCCACCCGCGCGTGGTGGCTTACGGCGACGTGGACGAAGTGCAGGCCTGCCTGGGCATGGTCCGCGCCGCGGGGCTGCCGCAGGACCTCGACGACATGTGCGTGTCGCTGCAACGCGACCTGTTCGCGCTCGGGGCGCGGCTCGCCGACCCCTCCCACAAGATCGCGACGCGGGTCGAGAAGATCGTGATCAACGACGACAGCATTGCCCGGCTCGAGGGCTGGATCGACCAGCTCGACGAAGAGATTGCGCCGCTCCGTCACTTCATCCTGTCGGACGGCTGCCAGGCCGGCGCCGCCCTGCACTACACGCGTACGGTGTGCCGGCGCGCCGAGCGGTCGGTGCTGCTTCTCGGCGCCGACGCCGTCGAGCCCGTCGTCATTGTCTACTTGAACCGCCTGTCGGACCTGCTGTTCACCATTGCGAGGGCCGCCAACCACCGGGCCGGCGTCCCCGAAACCAAGTGGTAAACACTGCGCTCCAACCAGCCTATGCGGCTTGTCAGGCGCTGGCTCAATCGCACTACGAGAATTTTCCCGTCGCGTCCCGGCTGATGCCGGCGCGGTTGCGCCCGCACGTCGCGGCGATCTACGCGTTTGCGCGCACCGCCGACGATTTCGCAGACGAGCCTGGGCGCGATGCTGATGAGCGACTCCGTTTGCTGGACGAATGGGGGCGCCGGCTGCACGGCGAGCACTTTCCCGACAAGCAGTTTCCTCCCGACCAGAAGTGCCCTCCCGACCTGATCTTCGCGGCCCTCTTCGACACCATCGCGCAATTTCAGCTCCCGACTGAGCTTCTGGATGACCTGTTGAGCGCGTTCAAGCAGGACGTGGTGACGACCCGCTACGCGTCGTGGGACGACGTGCTCGACTATTGCCGGCGATCGGCCAACCCGGTGGGCCGGCTGGTGTTGCGGCTGAGCGGCTATCGCGACCCGGCGCTCGACCGCGCGTCCGACGCGGTGTGCACGGCGCTGCAGCTCACCAACTTCTGGCAGGACCTGGCCATCGACTGGCCGCGCGGGCGTTTGTACGTGCCGGAAGAAACCTGGCGGGCCGCGGGAGCCGATCCGGCCGCGCTCGATCGGAAGGCGATGTCGCCCGAGTGGTCCGCGACGATGCGAATCTGCGGGGAGCGAACGCGGCAGCTGTTCAACGAGGGCCGGCCGGTCTGCGACGGTGTGCGCGGACGGCTGCGCTACGAGCTGCGCGCCACGTGGCTCGGCGGCAGGCGCATCCTCGACCGCCTTGAATCGGTGAACTTCGACGTGTTCACGTCACGGCCCTCGCTCGGCACCACCGATGCGTTAGTGATAGCTTCTAAAGTGCTGCTGTGGCCCGCGACACCTCATTCTCCTATTCGTTCCTAGTCCTGCCCGCCGATCAGCGGCAGGCCATCGGCCTGGTGTGGGATTTCTGCCGCGCCGTGGATGACGCCGTCGACGAAGCGGCCAACGAAGCCGCGGCCGCGTTGGAGATTCCGAAGTGGCGCGAGGAAGTCGGGCGGCTCTTTGGCGACCAGGCGCCGCTCACCCCGCAGGGCCGGCAACTGAAGCCGGTGGTGGCCCGCTTCACTCTGTCGCGCCAGCCGTTCGACGACCTCGTGGACGGCGTGGAGATGGACCTCCGCCACACCCGCTACCAGACCTTCGACGAGTTGGCCGGCTACTGCCGTCGCGTGGCTTCGACCGTGGGCCTGATCTGCATCGAAATTTTCGGCTGCCGTGATTCGCGGTCGCGCGACTACGCCTTCAACCTGGGGATCGCGCTGCAGCTCACCAACATCATTCGCGATGTCGCGGTTGATCTGGCGAATGGCCGCATCTACCTGCCGCAAGAGGAACTCTCGCAGTTTGGCGTGACCGAAGCCGACTTGCGCGCGGGCCAGGTGACCGTCCCGATTCGCCGGCTGCTGTCGCACCAATGCCAGCGGGCCCGGCGTTTCTATACAGCCGCCGCGCAGGCCATGCCCCGCGCCGAAGCGCACCGGCTGATCGCGGCGGAGATCATGGGCGGCATCTACTTCGACATCCTCGAGCGCATCGAGCGCCGCGGTTTCGACGTGTTTACCGAGGTGATCCGCGTGCCGAAAGCGGCCCGCGCCAGGATTGCGCTTGCCATCTGGGCCCGCGGCCGGCTTTCAGCGCTCGGCTACCGGCTGACGGCACGGGCGTGACCGCCGACGTCATTGTCATCGGCGGCGGCGTGGCCGGGTTCAGCGCGGCCACCGCGCTGGCAGAGGCCGGCGCGCGCGTGTTGGTGGTCGAAGCGCGTCCGGGACTGGGCGGACGGGCCACCGCCTTCCGCGATCCGGAAACCGGCGAGCGCGTGGACAACGGACAGCACATCCTGATGGGGTGTTACGTGGACACCCTGGCGCTGCTCGCCCGCATCGGCGCGTCCGATCGGGTGCGATGGCAGGCCGGGCTGGCGCTGTCGATGACCGACCAGCGCGGGCACCAGTCGGTGCTGAAGCTGCCGCCGGTGCCGTCGCCGCTGCATTTGCTCGGTGGCGTGCTGGCGTGGGACGCGCTCAACTGGCGCGAGCGGATGTCGATCCTTCGAGTGGGCGCGGCTCTTGGTCCGGCTAACCGCCTTCGCCAAGGCTACGGCGGTCAAGAGGGCGGTGAAACCGTCCGCGAGTGGCTCACCCGCCACGGCCAGGCGCCGCGGCTCTGCGAGCTCTTCTGGGAACCGCTCGCGCTGGCGGCCCTCAACCAATCAATCGATCAAGCCGCCGCGCCGTATTTCGTCCGCGTACTCGAGCAGATGTTCGGGCCCGACCCCTTGTCGGCCGCGCTGGTGATGCCGGCGGTCCCGCTCGATGAGCTCTACGCCGAACCGGCCCGGGCGTGGCTGGAGGCGCGCGGACACGAGGTGCGCGTGAATGCGCCGGCGAAAGTGGAAGTGGCCGGTGATCGGGTGACCGGCGTGCGCGTGCGCGGCGAGCACATCCCGGCGGCGGCCGTCATCTCCACGGTGCCGTGGCATGGCCTGGGCAGCCTGTTCGACTCGCCGCCCGCGGTGTTGGCCGGCACCATCGCCGACGCCTCGGCGCTGGCCAGCCTGCCGATCGTGACCGTCAACTTGTGGTTCGATCGGCCCGTGATGCACGAGCCGCTGCTCGGCCTGCCGGGTCGCGCCTTCCAGTGGGTATTCGATCGCCGCGCCATTGTCGGCGGCTCGGGCTCGCACCTCTCGATGATCTCGAGCGGGGCTGAGGCGATCGTGTCGATGCCGAACGACGCGTTGATTGCCACCGCGCTGGCGGATGTCCGCGCCGCCGTGCCGGCGGCCCGCTCGGCGGCATTCCGCAAGGGGCTCGCCGTTCGCGAGAAGCGGTCAACGTTCTCGCTCGCGCCCGACGCCCCGCCGCGCCCGCAGACCGAGACCGCCATCCGCGGCTTCCTTCTCGCCGGCGACTGGATCGACACCGGACTGCCGGCGACCATCGAGTCAGCCGCGGTGTCGGGACACCGCGCGGCGTCCTTCGTGGTTGCCCTTTAATGACATCAATCCTCGCCCACTACTCGGAAGTCGCCCTCAAGGGGAAGAACCGCCCGTGGTTCGTCGGCCGGCTGGTCCGCAACATCCACATGGCCCTGGCCGGGCTCAGCGTCAAGGAGGTGCGGACGCCGATGGGTCGCATCGAGATCGTGCTGGGGCGCGAGGCGACGGCCGACGAGATCCGCGACCGCATGGGCCGCGTCTTTGGCATTGCCAACTACTCGGTGGCGACGCGTATCCCGCTGGCCTTCGAGGGCATGGCCGAGGCGATCGTGTCGCGCCTGCCACCGCGCGAGAGCGTGTCGAGCTTTCGTGTTTACGTCCGCCGTGCGGATCAGCAGTTCGCCGTGCCGTCGCCGGACCTGGCGCGCGACTTGGGGTCGCGCGTGTGGCATGCCCGCGGGTGGAAGGTGGATCTCGATCGCGCCGAGCTCGTGATCAGCGTGGAGATCGTGCCCGGTAACGCCTTCCTCTACATGAACAAGGAAGCCGGTCCCGGCGGCCTGCCTACGGGCACCGCCGGCCGCGTCGCCGCGCTCCTCTCCGGCGGCATCGACTCGCCGGTGGCGGCCTGGCGCCTGATGAAGCGCGGCTGTCATGTCACGCTCATCCACTTCCACAGCGCGCCGTTCCTGTCGAACACCTCGCAGGAAAAAGCGCGCCGGCTGGCGGCGGTGCTGACGCGATATCAACTGCGGTCGCGGCTCTATCTGGTGCCGTTCGGCGAGCTGCAGCGGCAGGTCACGCTCAGTGTGCCCGGCGACCTGCGCGTGGTCATCTACCGCCGGTTCATGCTG is from Vicinamibacterales bacterium and encodes:
- a CDS encoding squalene/phytoene synthase family protein, producing the protein MARDTSFSYSFLVLPADQRQAIGLVWDFCRAVDDAVDEAANEAAAALEIPKWREEVGRLFGDQAPLTPQGRQLKPVVARFTLSRQPFDDLVDGVEMDLRHTRYQTFDELAGYCRRVASTVGLICIEIFGCRDSRSRDYAFNLGIALQLTNIIRDVAVDLANGRIYLPQEELSQFGVTEADLRAGQVTVPIRRLLSHQCQRARRFYTAAAQAMPRAEAHRLIAAEIMGGIYFDILERIERRGFDVFTEVIRVPKAARARIALAIWARGRLSALGYRLTARA
- a CDS encoding cob(I)yrinic acid a,c-diamide adenosyltransferase — its product is MSIYTKTGDSGDTSLFDGTRVPKTHPRVVAYGDVDEVQACLGMVRAAGLPQDLDDMCVSLQRDLFALGARLADPSHKIATRVEKIVINDDSIARLEGWIDQLDEEIAPLRHFILSDGCQAGAALHYTRTVCRRAERSVLLLGADAVEPVVIVYLNRLSDLLFTIARAANHRAGVPETKW
- the hpnC gene encoding squalene synthase HpnC: MVNTALQPAYAACQALAQSHYENFPVASRLMPARLRPHVAAIYAFARTADDFADEPGRDADERLRLLDEWGRRLHGEHFPDKQFPPDQKCPPDLIFAALFDTIAQFQLPTELLDDLLSAFKQDVVTTRYASWDDVLDYCRRSANPVGRLVLRLSGYRDPALDRASDAVCTALQLTNFWQDLAIDWPRGRLYVPEETWRAAGADPAALDRKAMSPEWSATMRICGERTRQLFNEGRPVCDGVRGRLRYELRATWLGGRRILDRLESVNFDVFTSRPSLGTTDALVIASKVLLWPATPHSPIRS
- a CDS encoding CehA/McbA family metallohydrolase; translation: MMSRPRLLLLASALLAAVAVAVPVAQAPSPKPQALWYKGNLHTHTVNSDGDSTPDDVVRWYRERAYQFLVLTDHNYLTSVDGLNAVHGADDKFLVVKGEEVTDRFGDKPIHINGLDVGRLVAPPGGTSVLDMMQRMVDAIRGAGGVPSINHPNFGWAISPDELGQLQRTKLFEVFNGHPTVNNLGGGGVPGLEETWDRILSSGKMLYGIAVDDAHYFKRPEDPAAPRPGKGWVYVRAPRLEPRALLEALERGDFYSSTGVQMSRVEASASSLTLAVKTEPASRYRIQFIGRQGRILSEAATPVATYTFTGDEGYVRAKVMESNGKVAWIQPVPVGPSGPK
- the thiI gene encoding tRNA uracil 4-sulfurtransferase ThiI, which translates into the protein MTSILAHYSEVALKGKNRPWFVGRLVRNIHMALAGLSVKEVRTPMGRIEIVLGREATADEIRDRMGRVFGIANYSVATRIPLAFEGMAEAIVSRLPPRESVSSFRVYVRRADQQFAVPSPDLARDLGSRVWHARGWKVDLDRAELVISVEIVPGNAFLYMNKEAGPGGLPTGTAGRVAALLSGGIDSPVAAWRLMKRGCHVTLIHFHSAPFLSNTSQEKARRLAAVLTRYQLRSRLYLVPFGELQRQVTLSVPGDLRVVIYRRFMLRIAERIARDVRARALVTGDVIGQVASQTLDNIVAADSATRLPIFRPLIGMDKEEIVTQAQRLGTFDISIIPDEDTCTLFTPRHPETHARRHQIDEVEGTLPVGEMVKAAAAQAVVEHLAYPQPASLAAPVIK
- a CDS encoding (deoxy)nucleoside triphosphate pyrophosphohydrolase, whose product is MTPIVVVAAVIEQDNQFLLTLRPAGTHLADHWEFPGGKVDESENHEEALRRELLEELDITARVGTLVHSVTHAYPEKTVELFFYRCEFDGMPKPMMGQGMRWVPRAELAGLPFPEADRALIALLTY
- the serB gene encoding phosphoserine phosphatase SerB yields the protein MINASALLIRVTGHDRPGLTHALTSILARYDVRVLDIGQAVIHDGLAFGILIELREELRSSALLTDLLLESHRLGVEVKFSASTSDEYAAWVNAQARRRFIITLLGPAIGASHIAQVSGVLASAGLNIDRIDRLSSRVPLLPDDSHPRFCVEFTATSPDAATLVDEDAVRTGLATMTAAGDVDVAFQHDSIFRRNRRLVAFDMDSTLIQGEVIDELAALAGVGAQVRAITEAAMRGELDFQASFRRRVGLLKGLPESALQQVIERIPLTDGAERLVSTLRRLGYKTAILSGGFTFFGSVLQKRLGIDHLHANTLELRDGVVTGNVVPPIVDGARKAEMLQVIAASEGLSLEQCIAVGDGANDLPMLRLAGLGIAFRAKPLVRSSAGQSISSLGLDGILYLIGVRDRDISPER
- a CDS encoding glycine cleavage T C-terminal barrel domain-containing protein yields the protein MFSLDGYRALRTEGGVVRRTDRAVLAITGKDRADWLQGLVTNDVASLAPGEARYAAYLTPQGRMITDMIVVARADRLLLDVPASLASSLRDRLDGLIFVEDVQVLDQSGALEVWTAIAPGDPSGGALADMIVGAGEPHGFHYPEISLDTFEVVRIERGIPRFLVDMDTETIPLEAGIEDRAISFTKGCYVGQEVIVRVTHRGGGRVAKKLVRWMGDGSPATVPAPGSRIFSAGRAIGRVTSAAFSPGRNAVVGLGYVHRDFVERGTEVTVVWNDAPMRVAVE
- a CDS encoding alpha/beta fold hydrolase, with translation MTLTHLTGVVLALLFTATGAAAQAALPPPPPNDPGTSFLVFFRSQPIGREDVTVVRQADGWIVRGSSRLGPPIDITTRTAEVIYDAQWRPRSLLVDGVVRGQDVTLKTTFGDGKAANVIAVQGAPQSKADAVSADPVVLPNSFLGSYSALAMRLQGLKPGAELKAYIAPQAEVTVKLMAVATERIDTPRAAINASRYSLVFVNPPPAPELPVSLWADPNGRLLRLSIPSQTLEMAREDIASAASRTASFSVPGDESVKIPALGFNLAGTITRPPNAKGPLPALVLIGGSGPTDRDETVAGIPVFGQLARDLVNAGFIVVRYDKRGVGQSGGRAESVAIADYAEDARAVVVWLEKQDGVDKKRIGLVGHSEGAAVAMLTAARERGKVGAMALLAGPATNGSTIVLEQQKHLLAQMQMDDAQRAEKVALQEKINAAVISGRGWQDLPEAARKVADTPWFYSFLTFDPERAMRDTRQPVLILQGELDTQVKPYHADKLAEFARARNTKAEVEVVKVPGVNHLFVAAKTGEVAEYPSLGSDAKVTPQAGAAIAAFMTKALRY
- the hpnE gene encoding hydroxysqualene dehydroxylase HpnE, which translates into the protein MTADVIVIGGGVAGFSAATALAEAGARVLVVEARPGLGGRATAFRDPETGERVDNGQHILMGCYVDTLALLARIGASDRVRWQAGLALSMTDQRGHQSVLKLPPVPSPLHLLGGVLAWDALNWRERMSILRVGAALGPANRLRQGYGGQEGGETVREWLTRHGQAPRLCELFWEPLALAALNQSIDQAAAPYFVRVLEQMFGPDPLSAALVMPAVPLDELYAEPARAWLEARGHEVRVNAPAKVEVAGDRVTGVRVRGEHIPAAAVISTVPWHGLGSLFDSPPAVLAGTIADASALASLPIVTVNLWFDRPVMHEPLLGLPGRAFQWVFDRRAIVGGSGSHLSMISSGAEAIVSMPNDALIATALADVRAAVPAARSAAFRKGLAVREKRSTFSLAPDAPPRPQTETAIRGFLLAGDWIDTGLPATIESAAVSGHRAASFVVAL